Proteins encoded by one window of Cloeon dipterum chromosome 2, ieCloDipt1.1, whole genome shotgun sequence:
- the LOC135936608 gene encoding chorion peroxidase-like: protein MIQGAKSFVLLLAVLAACVTAEQADEQPLIFPTEENSTEQPAAALDASADKPRPAPLAKCAGEKEMCKPPAGCALFYADDDEENLQTCILIPANETTNATLGLCCENVLSNRIKQLLLTDDNRDQLSPGYNTGPELGFISAADLSASSDNGKSFTDKLETLEAELKKSGIKVESDTPSAGHLRVFNTTNEARELSLKALRLAAATSALTNRLGLSNPNGELRQVDLQNSRLGESCPPVPVCPVIGGKYRLHDGTCSNPRRSWIGRATSPMQRLLPAHYDDGVQVPRSARDGGPLPSPRLISIQLSTDGHRAPQDRRLTALVADFGQFLDHDLVQSPSFQLRGGGGIQCCSQDGASVLPPHQRHPQCMPIEIPFDDPFFSRFRQGCMNFVRTMPALTHNCSLGAINQMNSVSHWFDGSTIYGSEGQAARNLVGPRGTLLNNGNRGSLALLPAQNGGCTRRRQTENPNFCFVAGDNRVNEQPLISSLHTLLMREHNRVAGILAAMHPEYSDDAVYQETRRIVIAQLQHIAYNEFLPVVLGRRFMETYGLLPLASGHSFDFNPNYDASVTNEFAAAAYRLHTLVRGDLKLSNNAGDSRIPLRDTLNSPQVLLWPDAGDALLSGQCSRPLGAFDHVFSEEMTQHLFQGRGGFGLDILSLNIQRGRDHGLPGYNSYRKLCGLKRARDFADLTDTIRPEALLVLRRIYRSVDDIDLYVGGISERRSSGALLGHTFLCLVGDQFARLKKGDRFFYDLANQPSSFSADQLNEIRKTSLARIICDNSVGVTRLQPLVFWQQDDARNPIVSCDSALIPRMSLEPWIPEVPNT from the exons atgattcaag GTGCGAAATCCTTTGTCCTGCTGCTCGCCGTTTTGGCCGCCTGCGTGACCGCCGAGCAGGCCGACGAGCAGCCTTTGATTTTCCCCACCGAGGAGAACAGCACCGAGCAGCCGGCCGCCGCGCTCGACGCCTCCGCCGATAAACCGCGGCCGGCGCCGCTTGCGAAATGCGCCGGCGAAAAGGAGATGTGCAAGCCGCCCGCGGGTTGCGCGCTCTTTTATGCTGACGACGATGA ggaaaatttgcaaacgtGCATCCTAATTCCTGCGAATGAAACTACCAACGCTACTCTTGGTCTATGCTGTGAGAATGTTCTTTCAAATCGAA tTAAGCAGCTGCTGCTCACGGACGACAACCGCGACCAACTTTCGCCGGGCTACAACACAGGCCCCGAGCTGGGCTTCATCAGCGCGGCCGACCTGTCCGCCAGTTCGGACAATGGCAAGTCATTCACGGACAAACTGGAGACGCTGGAGGCGGAGTTGAAGAAAAGCGGCATCAAAGTGGAGTCAGACACGCCGTCCGCCGGCCACCTGCGCGTCTTCAACACGACCAACGAGGCCCGCGAGTTGTCCCTCAAGGCCCTGCGGCTGGCCGCGGCCACCAGCGCCCTCACCAACCGGCTCGGACTGTCCAATCCGAACGGCGAGCTGCGGCAGGTGGACTTGCAGAACTCGCGGCTGGGCGAGTCGTGTCCGCCGGTGCCCGTCTGCCCTGTGATCGGCGGCAAGTATCGCCTGCACGACGGCACCTGCAGTAACCCGAGACGCTCGTGGATCGGAAGGGCCACCAGTCCCATGCAGAGACTGCTTCCAGCACATTACGATgatg GCGTGCAGGTGCCACGGTCCGCTAGAGATGGAGGTCCTCTGCCCAGTCCTCGCCTGATCAGCATCCAATTGTCCACGGACGGTCACAGGGCTCCGCAGGACCGAAGATTGACAGCGCTGGTCGCCGACTTCGGCCAGTTCCTCGACCATGACCTCGTACAGAGCCCCTCTTTTCAattga GAGGTGGCGGCGGGATTCAGTGCTGCTCGCAGGACGGCGCGTCCGTGTTGCCGCCGCACCAGCGACACCCGCAGTGCATGCCGATCGAAATTCCCTTCGACGACCCTTTCTTCTCCAGATTCAGACAGGGCTGCATGAACTTTGTGCGCACCATGCCGGCCCTGACGCACAACTGCTCCCTCGGAGCAATTAACCAG ATGAATTCAGTTTCGCACTGGTTCGACGGCTCCACAATTTACGGCTCAGAGGGACAGGCGGCGCGGAATTTGGTTGGACCAAGGGGCACCCTCCTCAACAATGGTAACAGAGGCTCCCTGGCCCTGCTGCCGGCGCAAAACGGCGGCTGCACGCGCAGGAGGCAGACCGAAAACCCAAACTTCTGCTTCGTCGCAG GTGACAACCGAGTGAACGAGCAGCCGCTGATCAGTTCTCTTCACACGCTGTTGATGCGCGAGCACAACAGGGTGGCCGGAATCCTGGCCGCGATGCACCCCGAGTACAGCGACGACGCCGTGTACCAGGAGACGCGGCGGATCGTGATCGCCCAGCTGCAGCACATCGCGTACAACGAGTTCCTGCCGGTGGTGCTGGGCCGTCGCTTCATGGAGACGTACGGCCTGCTGCCCCTGGCCTCGGGCCACTCGTTCGACTTCAACCCCAACTACGACGCCTCCGTGACCAACGagttcgccgccgccgcctacCGCCTCCACACGCTCGTCAGGGGCGACCTCAAGCTGTCCAATAACGCAGGAGACTCCCGCATACCACTCAGGGATACCCTGAATAGTCCTCAGGTGCTGCTGTGGCCCGACGCCGGAGACGCTCTGCTCTCGGGACAGTGCAGCCGGCCGCTCGGCGCCTTCGATCATGTCTTCAGCGAAGAG aTGACGCAGCACTTGTTCCAAGGCAGGGGTGGTTTCGGCCTCGACATCCTCAGTCTGAACATCCAGCGTGGCCGAGACCACGGACTGCCCGGCTACAACTCGTACCGGAAATTGTGCGGATTGAAGAGGGCCCGAGACTTCGCCGACTTGACAGACACGATCCGGCCGGAG GCGTTGCTAGTGCTGCGGCGGATCTACCGCAGCGTCGACGACATTGATTTGTACGTCGGCGGAATTTCGGAGCGGCGGTCGTCAGGCGCCCTTCTGGGACACACCTTTTTGTGTTTGGTCGGAGATCAATTCGCCAGGTTGAAGAAAGGCGATAGGTTTTTCTACGATTTGGCTAATCAGCCAAGTTCATTCTCTGCAG